Proteins from one Salarias fasciatus chromosome 14, fSalaFa1.1, whole genome shotgun sequence genomic window:
- the kcnj1a.1 gene encoding ATP-sensitive inward rectifier potassium channel 1, whose protein sequence is MFETLNKRIQDCLAERRSRRTRLVTKDGRCNIEYGNIKYSKHFAFLADFWTTFVEIRWRFVLFFFIASFTLSWFIFGLLWYWIARSNGDLTWQNPASDHTPCVDNVVGLTTAFLYSLETQTTIGYGGRALTPLCPGAVALLIIQSLLGAIINCFMCGVILSKISLPKKRAKTISFSEMAVICPKNGTLCLLIRVANLRKTLMIGSQIYGKLLRTTNTPDGETIIMDQVNIDFNVDAGKDNLFFVCPLTLYHIIDKSSPFFEMAVDTLHKQEFELVVFLDGTAESTSSACQVRTSFIPQEIMWGYNFLPIISRSKEGKYRVDFSNFSKVVPVATAHCAYCFHNIKGHHHLFREGHDNQAFEVIDIGDASNVTKM, encoded by the coding sequence ATGTTTGAAACCTTAAATAAACGCATTCAGGACTGTCTGGCGGAACGGAGAAGTCGCAGGACCAGACTGGTGACTAAAGACGGCCGCTGCAACATTGAATATGGAAACATCAAGTACAGCAAGCACTTCGCCTTCCTGGCCGATTTCTGGACCACCTTCGTGGAGATCCGGTGGCGTTtcgtcctcttcttcttcatcgcCTCCTTCACCCTCAGCTGGTTTATCTTCGGCCTTCTGTGGTACTGGATCGCCCGCAGCAACGGAGACCTGACGTGGCAAAACCCCGCCTCTGATCACACGCCGTGCGTGGACAATGTGGTGGGACTGACCACGGCGTTCCTCTACTCCCTTGAAACACAGACGACCATTGGGTACGGCGGCCGGGCGCTCACGCCGCTCTGCCCGGGCGCCGTGGCCCTCCTCATCATCCAGTCCCTGCTCGGAGCGATTATTAACTGTTTCATGTGTGGAGTCATCCTGTCCAAAATCTCCCTGCCGAAAAAGAGAGCTAAAACCATCTCGTTCAGTGAGATGGCCGTAATATGCCCCAAGAACGGCACGCTCTGCTTGCTGATCCGAGTGGCCAACCTGCGCAAGACCCTGATGATCGGAAGCCAAATCTACGGCAAGCTGCTGAGAACGACCAACACCCCGGACGGGGAGACGATCATCATGGACCAGGTGAACATTGACTTCAACGTGGACGCGGGGAAGGATAACCTCTTCTTCGTCTGCCCGCTCACGCTCTACCACATCATCGACAAGAGCAGCCCTTTCTTCGAGATGGCGGTCGACACCCTTCACAAGCAAGAGTTTGAGCTGGTCGTCTTCCTCGACGGCACGGCGGAGTCCACGAGCTCCGCCTGCCAGGTGCGGACTTCTTTTATCCCGCAGGAGATCATGTGGGGCTACAACTTCTTGCCCATCATCTCCAGGAGCAAAGAGGGCAAGTACAGGGTGGACTTCTCCAACTTCTCCAAAGTGGTGCCAGTGGCCACGGCGCACTGCGCCTACTGTTTCCACAACATCAAAGGGCATCATCACCTCTTCAGAGAAGGACACGACAACCAGGCATTCGAGGTCATCGACATCGGCGATGCTTCAAACGTCACTAAAATGTga